GTTTTCAATTGCCCATCACATTCTAAAACCACGCGATTACGTAAATTATTCATCACTAAAGTTTGTTGTGCTTCAGCTACTCCTAATTCCCAAGGTAAACCTGCGTGTTTTAAAGATGTTAAAGGAGAAGCTCCTGTACCTCCATCGAATCCAGAAACTAAAATTACATCTGCTTTAGCTTTTGCAACTCCAGCAGCAATAGTTCCAACACCGACTTTAGAAACTAACTTTACATTAATTCTTGCTTCTCTATTAGCATTTTTTAAATCGAAAATCAATTGTGCTAAATCTTCAATCGAATAAATATCGTGATGTGGTGGCGGTGAAATTAGACCTACATAAGGCGTGGAGTTTCTAACCTCTGCAATCCAAGGCAATACTTTTTTTCCTGGTAATTGTCCGCCTTCACCAGGCTTAGCTCCCTGAGCCATTTTTATTTGGATTTCCTTGGCATTTGTCAAATAATTACTTGTAACTCCAAATCTACCCGAAGCTACTTGTTTAATAGCACTATTCTTAGAATCACCATTAGATAATTTCTTGAAACGTTCTTTATTTTCTCCACCTTCACCAGAATTAGATTTTCCTCCAATTCTATTCATTGCAATTGCTAAATTCTCATGAGCTTCTTGACTTATAGAACCATAAGACATTGCTCCTGTTTTAAATCGCTTAACAATTTCCGTCCAAGGTTCTACCTCTTCAATAGGAATAGGATCTAAGTTTACGAACTCAAACAATCCTCTAAGCGTCATTAATTCCTCAGATTGTTTATTTATTTTATCGGCATAAACCTTATAACTTTCTTTACTTTTGGAGCGAACAGCTTGCTGTAATTTAGAGACAGTAGTTGGGTTAAACATATGACGTTCTCCATTTCTTCTCCAACGATAATCTCCACCGATTTCTAAATCTAAAACTGAATCAATTCCTTTTTCTCTGAAGGATTCGGTACATTTCTTATATATTTCTTTTTGAAGCACATATAATCCAATTCCTCCAATTCTTGAAGGTGTTCCTGGAAAATACTTATCTGTAAAGGCTTTTTTCAATCCTAAGATTTCGAATATTTGAGAAGCTCTATATGAATGTAAAGTTGAAATACCAATTTTATTCATAATTTTCAACAAGCCTTTTCCTATGGCTTTATTGAAATTTTTAACTGCTGTTCCTACTTGGATATCTGGAATTTCACCTTTTTCTACTTGACGCGCTATAATTTCATTAACCATATATGGATTAATAGCACTTGCTCCATAACCAAACAATGTTGCAAAATGATGCGGCTCTCTCGGCTCTGCACTCTCTATAATAATCCCTATTTTAGAACGTGTTCCTTTTCTGTACATTGAATTATGCAGATATGAACATGCTAATAATGCTGGAATTGGAGCCCACTCTTTATTTACGCCTCTATCTGATAAAATAATAACATTCGCTCCTTCATCCTCTACAGCAACAGTAGCTTTATATAAAATTCCTTCTAATGCATTTTCAATTCCGTTAACTCCTTTTTCTAATGGAAAAAGCATTGGAATAGTGACAGCTTTAAAATCTTCATGTTCAAGATTTTTGATTTTATCTAAATCTTCATTTGAGATTACAGGATTTTGAATTCTTAATTTTTTAGCCTGCTCAGGAATTATATGAAAAATATTCCTGTCTGAACCTAATGCTAAACTAATATCTGTGATGATTTCTTCTCGAATTCCATCTAAAGGTGGATTCGTAACTTGAGCAAACAGTTGCTTAAAATAATTATACAGCAACTGTGATTTATCTGAAAGGACAGCTAGTGGAGTATCGGTTCCCATAGAACCTATGGCTTCTTTACCATTAATAGCCATAGGAGCTATTAAATAATCGATCTCCTCTGTAGTGTAACCAAATAAACGTAGTCTTGTTTTGTAGTCTGTTTTTTCTTTAGGTATAGAGTTGTTTGTATAAGGTATGTTAGCTAATGGAAGTGAATGTTTATTTAACCATTCTTGATATGGATATTTTGAAACTATTTTTTCTTTAATTTCTTCATCCTCAATAATTCTTCCAGCATTCATATCAACCAAGAACATTTTTCCTGGTTCTAATCTACCGTGCTTAACTACGTTATCTGGTTTTATGTTTAATACTCCAATTTCAGAGGACATTACCACATTTCCTCTTTTAGTAACTGTATATCTTGATGGTCTTAATCCATTTCTATCTAATAATGCACCAATATAATTTCCATCAGTAAAGGGAACAGAAGCTGGTCCATCCCAAGGTTCCATAATACATGAATTGTATTCATAGAATGCTCTTTTTTCTGGACTCATTGTTTTATCTTTTTCCCAAGCTTCAGGAACTAACATCATCATTACTTCAGGAAGTGATCTACCTGTCATTAATAATAACTCAACAGCCATATCCATCGAGGCAGAATCAGATTTTCCTTCTGTGATAATTGGAAATAACTTTTTCATATCATCTCCAAATAAATCTGACTCCATTAACTCTTGACGTGCTAACATTCTTTTCACATTACCTTTTAGCGTATTGATTTCCCCATTATGACACATGAATCTAAATGGCTGAGCTAAATCCCAAGATGGAAAAGTATTTGTTGAAAATCGTTGATGTACTAGCGCTAATCTTGTAACTAAATCTGGTTGTTTTAAATCAACATAAAAACGTCCAATATCTTCAGGCATTAATAATCCTTTGTAAA
This genomic stretch from Tenacibaculum jejuense harbors:
- the gltB gene encoding glutamate synthase large subunit encodes the protein MKDQGLYLNEFERDNCGAGFICNLKGIKSNQIIHDALEILIKLEHRGAVSADGRTGDGAGILIDIPHDFFKRVCDFDLPEVKEYAVGQVFLPRKFNQSSYCETVLEDEFKKQGLKVLGWRDVPVDTSNLGAVAAKMQPKIKQVFVTKGGEELTDLQFNAKLFAARKISEHTISKSKISECNYFYLSSLSTTTLIYKGLLMPEDIGRFYVDLKQPDLVTRLALVHQRFSTNTFPSWDLAQPFRFMCHNGEINTLKGNVKRMLARQELMESDLFGDDMKKLFPIITEGKSDSASMDMAVELLLMTGRSLPEVMMMLVPEAWEKDKTMSPEKRAFYEYNSCIMEPWDGPASVPFTDGNYIGALLDRNGLRPSRYTVTKRGNVVMSSEIGVLNIKPDNVVKHGRLEPGKMFLVDMNAGRIIEDEEIKEKIVSKYPYQEWLNKHSLPLANIPYTNNSIPKEKTDYKTRLRLFGYTTEEIDYLIAPMAINGKEAIGSMGTDTPLAVLSDKSQLLYNYFKQLFAQVTNPPLDGIREEIITDISLALGSDRNIFHIIPEQAKKLRIQNPVISNEDLDKIKNLEHEDFKAVTIPMLFPLEKGVNGIENALEGILYKATVAVEDEGANVIILSDRGVNKEWAPIPALLACSYLHNSMYRKGTRSKIGIIIESAEPREPHHFATLFGYGASAINPYMVNEIIARQVEKGEIPDIQVGTAVKNFNKAIGKGLLKIMNKIGISTLHSYRASQIFEILGLKKAFTDKYFPGTPSRIGGIGLYVLQKEIYKKCTESFREKGIDSVLDLEIGGDYRWRRNGERHMFNPTTVSKLQQAVRSKSKESYKVYADKINKQSEELMTLRGLFEFVNLDPIPIEEVEPWTEIVKRFKTGAMSYGSISQEAHENLAIAMNRIGGKSNSGEGGENKERFKKLSNGDSKNSAIKQVASGRFGVTSNYLTNAKEIQIKMAQGAKPGEGGQLPGKKVLPWIAEVRNSTPYVGLISPPPHHDIYSIEDLAQLIFDLKNANREARINVKLVSKVGVGTIAAGVAKAKADVILVSGFDGGTGASPLTSLKHAGLPWELGVAEAQQTLVMNNLRNRVVLECDGQLKTGRDVAIACLLGAEEFGFATAPLVASGCIMMRQCHLNTCPVGIATQDPELRKNFKGTPEHVINFMYFVAEEVRQIMATLGFRSIKEMVGQVEKLNVNKAVDHYKAKGIDASAILYKVNSNENPILYNTEKQDHGLEKVLDLKIVDDAKGAIKNKIKSEFTYEIQNTNRSVGALTSNEISKLHGSEGLPEDTLTLQFKGSAGQSFGAFATKGLKMIVDGETNDYLGKGLSGAKIIVKKPDEADFIAEDNIIVGNVCFYGAVKGEAYVNGVAGERFCVRNSGITAVVEGIGDHGCEYMTGGKVVVLGKTGRNFAAGMSGGIAYVYDPSHQFRNELCNLEMVELVHLETEDQKDLKGLIEQHVGYTKSTLGVKILEEWEVNKMDFIKVFPTDYRLALERIAQEETTKITA